A DNA window from Aspergillus nidulans FGSC A4 chromosome I contains the following coding sequences:
- a CDS encoding arginine--tRNA ligase (transcript_id=CADANIAT00006616) yields the protein MASTDSLPAAVESLSLQTTSETSKFPNSYPSLNPVDVYREHISEHLSAITGIEAEKIYPRLQFTSTLDKGDLLLPVPSLQIKGKSPADLSKELAEKFPESDLIHPPIAGGPGGTHLQFFFKEKPLAQRVIGQIFKEKAAYGSNGNQGLRDPKDPSKGRKKIIVEFSSPNIAKPFHAGHLRSTIIGGFLANLYTVMGWDVIKMNYLGDWGKQYGLLANGYKKFGDEQKLLQDPINHLFEVYVKINNIVSEQEGPIKELKEQIKAKKEKNEDVSKLEQELAKLVDVSEDENARRYFKSMEDGDPDALSLWRRFRDLSIKKYRETYARLNIDYDVYSGESQIKQESMSKANEILQSTGVSENSDGATIVDFPKHGAKKLGKAVIVRKDGTPLYLTRDIGAIFERDEAYHFDKMIYVVAAQQDLHLAQLFKIVELMGFKDLASRCQHINFGMVRGMSTRKGTVKFLDDILRDVADKMHETMKKNEEKYAQIENPVETADILGITSVMVQDMSGRRINGYDFNLDAMTSFEGDTGPYLQYAHSRLCSILRKAEANVEELPSANLDLLTESHAVNLVRLLSSWHDILMMTNKTLEPTTILTYLFRLTHMISSSYDVLQVIGSEPELKKARLALYEAARQVLHNGMRILGLSPVSRM from the exons ATGGCGTCTACTGATTCTCTCCCTGCGGCGGTCGAGTCGCTTTCTCTGCAGACTACCTCAGAGACCTCCAAGTTCCCGAACAGCTATCCCTCTTTAAACCCTGTCGATGTTTACCGTGAGCACATCTCGGAGCATTTGAGCGCTATTACGGGtattgaggctgagaagatcTACCCCCGTTTGCAATTCACGAGCACTCTGGACAAGGGTGACCTTCTTTTACCG GTCCCGTCGCTTCAGATCAAGGGCAAAAGCCCGGCAGACTTGAGCAAAGAACTCGCCGAGAAATTCCCAGAATCCGACCTCATCCACCCACCTATTGCCGGAGGCCCTGGCGGCACGCACCTCCAATTCTTTTTCAAGGAGAAACCTCTTGCACAGCGGGTCATTGGACAGAtcttcaaggagaaggccgCATATGGATCAAACGGGAACCAGGGTCTGCGGGACCCCAAGGACCCCTCTAAAGGCCGGAAGAAGATTATTGTCGAGTTCTCGTCGCCCAACATCGCGAAGCCCTTCCACGCCGGTCACTTGCGGAGTACCATCATTGGTGGATTCTTGGCCAATCTCTATACTGTTATGGGATGGGACGTCATCAAGATGAACTACCTCGGCGACTGGGGTAAACAGTACGGTCTGCTTGCCAATGGATACAAAAAGTTTGGTGACGAGCAGAAGTTGCTTCAGGACCCCATCAACCACTTGTTCGAGGTGTATGTTAAGATCAACAACATTGTCTCCGAGCAGGAGGGTCCaatcaaggagctcaaggaacAGATtaaggcgaagaaggagaagaacgaggacgTCTCGAAGCTTGAGCAGGAACTAGCGAAACTCGTTGATGTCagtgaggatgagaatgctCGTCGCTACTTCAAGAGCATGGAGGACGGCGACCCCGACGCCCTAAGTCTCTGGCGCAGATTCCGTGACCTCAGTATTAAGAAGTACCGCGAGACGTATGCTCGTCTCAACATCGACTATGATGTCTACTCTGGCGAGTCCCAGATTAAACAGGAAAGCATGTCCAAGGCCAACGAAATTCTGCAGAGCACAGGCGTTTCCGAAAACTCGGATGGGGCAACCATTGTCGACTTCCCCAAACACGGTGCCAAGAAGCTCGGAAAGGCCGTCATTGTCCGAAAGGATGGTACTCCTCTGTACCTGACCCGTGATATTGGTGCTATCTTTGAGCGTGATGAAGCCTATCACTTCGACAAGATGATCTATGTTGTTGCTGCCCAGCAGGATCTTCACTTGGCTCAGTTGTTCAAGATTGTAGAGCTAATGGGCTTCAAGGATCTGGCCAGCCGCTGCCAGCACATCAACTTCGGTATGGTCCGTGGAATGAGTACCCGCAAGGGTACTGTGAAGTTCTTGGACGATATCTTGAGGGATGTCGCCGACAAGATGCACGAaaccatgaagaagaacgaggagaagTACGCTCAGATTGAGAACCCTGTGGAGACGGCTGATATCCTGGGTATCACTTCCGTCATGGTTCAAGATATGTCTGGAAGACG TATTAACGGTTACGACTTCAACCTTGACGCCATGACATCGTTTGAAGGAGACACCGGTCCTTACCTGCAATACGCGCACTCCCGACTTTGCTCTATTTTGCGCAAGGCGGAGGCCAACGTTGAGGAGCTTCCGTCGGCTAACCTTGACCTCCTAACTGAATCCCATGCCGTCAACCTTGTCCGCCTGCTCTCGTCATGGCACGACATTCTCATGATGACCAACAAAACTCTTGAACCTACCACCATCCTCACCTACCTCTTCCGCCTGACTCACATGATCAGCTCTAGTTACGATGTTCTTCAGGTTATTGGCAGCGAACCtgagctgaagaaggcccGTCTAGCCCTGTACGAGGCTGCCCGACAAGTCCTGCACAACGGCATGCGGATTCTCGGTCTCAGCCCCGTCAGCCG GATGTAA
- a CDS encoding putative ABC transporter (transcript_id=CADANIAT00006615), which yields MACSSSSSSSDGLNAPDVEQNAGSHDFLMNHSVQSFSWSDLTVSVRDRRTKQPLNLIESVSGSVQQGELVALMGPSGCGKTTLLNVLARRAASSGAKSSGHCYVNGGEVDNATFGRITSYVEQEDALIGSLTVRETLKFAADLSLPGFVSRSERVERIHTLLESFGIQNQASTLVGTPIRKGISGGQKRRVSVASQLITCPKILFLDEPTSGLDSTASYEVISGKTCYYGPVKQVPSYFGSIGYPIPPQTNPAEFILDIVSSDFMSEKNSMRNDVEAIQSAWSQSPESSRLKQQRTEFAEKGSRRVVVDEASRPGLLSITISLLHRLLIKSYRDVVAYGIRIVMYMGLAIMMGTVWLRLGTEQEYIQPFINAIFFGSAFMSFMAVAYVPAYLEDRATFTKERANGLYGALPFIISNFIIGLPFLFLISILFSIVSYWLSNFRPSAPAFFTWVMWLFLDLVAAESLVVLVTSIFPNFVIALALVAFANGLWMSVGGFLVSPNILNPFWKYVFHYIDYQAYVFQGMMVNEFAERIYSCASNGSECNCMQMGWDPAGDYRRL from the exons ATGGCATGCAGCTCCAGTTCTTCCAGTAGCGACGGGCTGAATGCTCCCGATGTGGAACAAAACGCGGGCAGCCATGACTTTCTCATGAACCATTCTGTCCAGAGTTTCTCTTGGAGTGATCTCACTGTGTCAGTCAGAGACCGAAGAACCAAACAGCCCTTGAACCTGATTGAGAGTGTCAGTGGGAGCGTGCAGCAAG GGGAGCTTGTCGCGCTTATGGGCCCCTCGGGCTGCGGCAAAACAACGCTTCTGAACGTCCTCGCACGTCGTGCTGCATCATCGGGCGCTAAATCCTCCGGACATTGTTATGTCAATGGTGGCGAGGTTGATAACGCAACGTTTGGCAGAATTACTTCGTATGTTGAGCAGGAGGATGCACTAATAGGGAGTTTAACTGTGCGAGAGACGTTGAAGTTTGCAGCGGATTTATCGTTACCGGG GTTCGTAAGCAGGTCAGAGCGTGTTGAGAGGATACACACCCTTCTCGAATCTTTCGGTATCCAGAACCAGGCCTCTACGCTTGTCGGGACACCGATTAGGAAGGGCATCAGCGGCGGACAGAAGAGGCGAGTCAGTGTTGCCAGTCAGCTCATCACCTGTCCCAAAATACTGTTTCTCGACGAGCCCACGAGCGGACTTGACTCAACTGCGAGCTATGAAGTTATTTC TGGAAAAACCTGTTACTATGGCCCTGTTAAGCAGGTTCCATCGTACTTTGGAAGTATTGGATATCCCATCCCTCCCCAGACAAATCCAGCCGAGTTCATtctcgacatcgtcagcTCAGACTTTATGTCAGAAAAAAATTCCATGAGGAATGATGTGGAGGCAATTCAGTCTGCCTGGTCGCAATCTCCAGAAAGCAGTCGGCTTAAGCAGCAGAGAACTGAGTTCGCTGAGAAAGGGAGCAGGAGGGTTGTCGTGGATGAGGCCAGTCGCCCTGGTCTGTTGAGTATCACCATATCACTCTTGCATCGCTTGCTCATCAAGAGCTATCGCGATGTCGTAGCGTACGGCATCCGTATAGTCATGTATATGG GTTTGGCGATCATGATGGGTACTGTCTGGCTACGTTTGGGGACGGAGCAGGAGTATATCCAGCCTTTCATCAATGCAATT TTCTTTGGATCAGCCTTCATGAGTTTTATGGCCGTCGCCTACGTCCCAGCGTACCTTGAAGACCGCGCAACTTTCACAAAAGAGCGCGCAAATGGTCTTTACGGCGCTCTTCCATTTATTATCTCAAACTTCATTATTGGTCTTCCATTCCTCT TCCTGATTtcaatcctcttctccatcgtctCTTACTGGCTCTCCAATTTCCGCCCTAGCGCcccagccttcttcacctgGGTAATGTGGCTTTTTCTCGACCTCGTTGCAGCCGAATCCCTCGTCGTCCTTGTGACGTCTATATTCCCGAACTTCGTGATAGCACTTGCCCTCGTTGCATTCGCCAATGGTCTCTGGATGAGCGTGGGTGGGTTCCTGGTGTCGCCGAATATTCTCAATCCGTTCTGGAAGTATGTTTTTCACTACATCGATTACCAG GCCTACGTCTTTCAGGGAATGATGGTCAACGAGTTCGCCGAGCGAATCTACTCCTGTGCTTCTAACGGGTCCGAATGCAACTGCAT GCAAATGGGTTGGGATCCTGCTGGGGATTATCGCAGGCTATAG